DNA sequence from the Parasphingorhabdus cellanae genome:
TGCATCGCGGATGATTTGTGCTGGCGCATAAAATCCCATCGGCTGTGAATTGAGCAAGGCGGCTGCGAAAACAGCGGGATGGTGGCATTTGATCCACGAGGATATGTAAACCAATATGGCAAAGGACTGGGCATGACTCTCCGGAAAGCCATAGCTGCCAAAACCCTGTATCTGCTTATAGCATCGCTCGGCAAATTCGCGTTCATAGCCGCGTGCGGCCATGCCATCGATCATCTTTGCCTGAAAATGGTGAATGGTACCGACATTGCGAAATGTCGCCATTGCGCGGCGCAGTTTATTGGCATCGGTGGGCGAAAAATCGGCCGCGACAATAGCCAGTTTCATCGCCTGTTCCTGAAATAGTGGCACACCAAAGGTCCGCCCCAATACGCCTCTCAGTTCGTCGGGATCATGCGGCGGGGCGGGTGACGGATATTCGGTTTTCTCGACACCGGAACGGCGGCGCAAATAGGGGTGAACCATGTCTCCTTCAATCGGGCCGGGACGGACAATCGCGACCTGAATGACCAGATCATAAAATTCACGCGGGCGCAGGCGCGGCAACATGTTCATCTGCGCGCGGCTTTCGACCTGAAACACGCCGACACTATCGCCTTCGCATAGCATGTCATAAGTGACCGGGTCTTCTGCTGGAACGGTTGCGAGCTCATAATTACCCAGACCATATGTCCGCATCATATCGAAACTTTTACGGATGCAGGTGAGCATGCCAAGCGCCAGGACATCCACCTTCATCAGCCCGAGTGCATCAATATCATTCTTGTCCCATTCGATGAAGGTGCGGCCGTCCATCGCGGCATTATGGATCGGCACGGTTTCATCGAGCCGGTCCTGCGTCAACACAAAGCCGCCGACATGTTGGGAAAGATGCCGGGGAAATTCCAGTATCTGTTGCACGAGAGCGCCGAGGCGCGCGATTTCCGCATTATCCGGATCCAGCCCGGTTTCCCCGAAACGCTTGTCGGGGTCCTTGGTCGACCAGCTGCCCCAAACGGTGCTCGACAAGCGGCTGGTAATATCTTCCGACAGGCCCAGCGCCTTGCCCACTTCGCGGATGGCGCTGCGTGATCGATAATGAACGACTGTTGCCGCAATGGCGGCGCGGCTGCGGCCATAGCGGTCATAGACATATTGGATGATTTCCTCTCGGCGCTCATGCTCGAAATCAACATCGATATCGGGCGGTTCCTTGCGCTCTTGGGAAATGAAACGGGAAAAAAGCAGGTCATGCTTCATCGGGTCAACCGCTGTAATGTCGAGCAGATAGCAAACCACGCTATTGGCGGCACTGCCGCGGCCTTGGCAGAGGATATCGTTGGAGCGTGCATAGCGGACAATATCATGGACCGTCAGAAAATAAGGCGCATATTCAAGCTTGCCGATCAGCTCTAATTCTTCGTTCAGCTTGCCAGACAATTTACTTGGAACACCGCCCGGGTAAGCCTTTGCTGCCGCCTCCCGGGCAAGATGTTCCAGCCATCCTTGCGGTGTCCATCCTTCCGGTACCGGCTCGTCGGGATAATGATAGCTCAGCTCATCGAGCGAAAAATGGATGCCGGACAGAAAGTGCTGGGTTTCCTCTATCGCTTGCGGGCAATCGGCAAATAGCCGCCCCATTTCCTGCGGTGGTTTCAAATGGGCTTCGGCATTTTTGGCGAGCAAGCGTCCCGCTTCGCCGATCGTCGTTTTTTCGGATATGCATGTCAGTATATCGCTCAACGGGCGCTGCTCTGCCGTCGCAAACAAGGGCGCATTGGTGGCCAGTAAAGGCAAGTCCAGCCGCGCCGCCTCTTTTTGCAGTTTTGCAAGATAGCGGCGATCCGCGCCATCGCGCGGCATCGTCACGCCGGCCCATAACCGGTCATGCGCGACGTCAATCAGAGGCTGCAAAAGCTTCAGCTCATCTTCACCAGCCATGGCGATAAATTGCAGATCCTCATGAAAGTCCAAGAGATCGCTAAGCATAAGATGGCAAGCGCCTTTCTCCGTGCGCAAGTTGCCGGTAGAAAGCAGCCGCGTCAGCCGCCCCCAACCTTTGCGGTTGACTGGATACGCAATGATATCCGGCGTCTCATCCACAAAACACAAGCGCGCACCAACGATCAGGTGAAAGGGTGGCAGCTCCACGCCTTCTTCAGCCGCATCCTCCCGCACCTGACGCAGCGCCACATGCGCGCGCACCACGCCAGCCACGCTGTTTCTGTCGGCAATGCCAAGCCCGCTCATCCCCAAGTTCATGGCGTGCAGCACCATATCCGCCGGCGAAGAGGCTCCGCGCAAAAAGCTGTAATGTGTCGCAGCAACCAGTTCGGCAAAGTCGGTCATGCGAAGCTACCGTGAATATACCAGTCAGGCTGGGCTTTTTCTGTTCCGTAGAGTCCGTAACGAAATAGCCAGTAACGCCGTCCTTCGCTATCCTCGACGCGGTAATAATCACGGGTCAGACCCGCCTTGCCCGGCAAATGCCCTTGCCGCTTGCGCCACCATGTCGACGCGATGCGCTCCGGCCCTTCGGCGCGCGTGACATCATGGGTAACGCGTTTCCATATGAAGCGGCGCGGCGGGCCATCCGGCACTTCGGCCATCACCTTGATATGTTGCGGCGGGTCAAACAGGAACAGGGGCCGGGTGGGCGGCGCGCCTGATTCAGGCTGATCCCAGATAAAAGCGTCTTTGTAATCGAGCGCAGCGCGAGCGTGCAGGCCATGTTCGGGAATATAGCTATTGGCTGGCTCAAAACGCTGCACATCTTGCCGCCCCAGCCGAATGCTGAGTTGACTGAGCAAAGCGGCTTCATCCGATGCCGCATCGCGCCCGCCATCCATGTCGGTTTGCACCGCGTCCAAGGATTCTGCAGCGGCAATGGACAAGCGCACCAGATCATAACCAAAACCGGGATCAAGCGGATCGTTCAGCGTATCGACCCGTTCATTCAGCAAACGCCGAAACAGCTTGTCGTCACGGGTCGGTGCGCCCGTTTCAATCGCCAGCTCAGCCACGTGGCCATCACAGCGGAAGAGTTGCATCCGTATTTTGCGGGCGCCCTGCTTTCTGTCTTCCAGCATCTGCGCAGCCTCGATGAACAGCTCATGCAGGCATAGCAAGGCGCTATCA
Encoded proteins:
- a CDS encoding Y-family DNA polymerase; translation: MTVEYSRNTRRILALFLPFLSSERIIRSSAGALDTKDPRPFALVEKSRGALVLAALDRQAQAQGLHIAMPLADARARVPELLIFDHDRDADTRLLARLAEACERYTPVIALHLPQSLVLDISGCVHLFGDEQILVQDIEDRFDGAGLSFHWALAGTVDAALALARFGLKEGAQAQLPVAALDMNDKTHRSLERAGLYHIGDLAERPRAPLAARFGAELVLKLERLLGQEDRPVNPKRKSAAIITERRFAEPMGHIDSALLCLHELFIEAAQMLEDRKQGARKIRMQLFRCDGHVAELAIETGAPTRDDKLFRRLLNERVDTLNDPLDPGFGYDLVRLSIAAAESLDAVQTDMDGGRDAASDEAALLSQLSIRLGRQDVQRFEPANSYIPEHGLHARAALDYKDAFIWDQPESGAPPTRPLFLFDPPQHIKVMAEVPDGPPRRFIWKRVTHDVTRAEGPERIASTWWRKRQGHLPGKAGLTRDYYRVEDSEGRRYWLFRYGLYGTEKAQPDWYIHGSFA
- a CDS encoding error-prone DNA polymerase codes for the protein MTDFAELVAATHYSFLRGASSPADMVLHAMNLGMSGLGIADRNSVAGVVRAHVALRQVREDAAEEGVELPPFHLIVGARLCFVDETPDIIAYPVNRKGWGRLTRLLSTGNLRTEKGACHLMLSDLLDFHEDLQFIAMAGEDELKLLQPLIDVAHDRLWAGVTMPRDGADRRYLAKLQKEAARLDLPLLATNAPLFATAEQRPLSDILTCISEKTTIGEAGRLLAKNAEAHLKPPQEMGRLFADCPQAIEETQHFLSGIHFSLDELSYHYPDEPVPEGWTPQGWLEHLAREAAAKAYPGGVPSKLSGKLNEELELIGKLEYAPYFLTVHDIVRYARSNDILCQGRGSAANSVVCYLLDITAVDPMKHDLLFSRFISQERKEPPDIDVDFEHERREEIIQYVYDRYGRSRAAIAATVVHYRSRSAIREVGKALGLSEDITSRLSSTVWGSWSTKDPDKRFGETGLDPDNAEIARLGALVQQILEFPRHLSQHVGGFVLTQDRLDETVPIHNAAMDGRTFIEWDKNDIDALGLMKVDVLALGMLTCIRKSFDMMRTYGLGNYELATVPAEDPVTYDMLCEGDSVGVFQVESRAQMNMLPRLRPREFYDLVIQVAIVRPGPIEGDMVHPYLRRRSGVEKTEYPSPAPPHDPDELRGVLGRTFGVPLFQEQAMKLAIVAADFSPTDANKLRRAMATFRNVGTIHHFQAKMIDGMAARGYEREFAERCYKQIQGFGSYGFPESHAQSFAILVYISSWIKCHHPAVFAAALLNSQPMGFYAPAQIIRDACEHDVEVRSIDINHSQWDNILEASDPFSPSGERVGERGASTMARSLNSPLPASPLKGRGDLALRLGLRQIDGFRETWAERMIACRPFASIEALAHEAKLPQRAMQLLADADACRSIGLDRRQALWEVRRAPNGTLPLFAAADARELAVEDDAQLPGMTKREHVITDYQTTRLSLKGHPMEFLRGAFDRQKVLRCADVDHAKNGSFADVAGIILIRQRPGKGNAIFVTLEDETGVANILIWARLFERYRRPIMSARLMKVRGEVQKSKEGVIHIIASHVEDCTDSLDKIATAKQDIKSEDIQTEFPANRGHPRNVRILPRSRDFH